A DNA window from bacterium contains the following coding sequences:
- a CDS encoding sigma-70 family RNA polymerase sigma factor produces the protein MSMFLNDSQKSLETYLKQINMTPLLSAKEEKQLAFLIQQGDEQARKKFIEANLRFVVKIAKSYRCFSMSLLDLIQEGNIGLIEAVERFNPALGYRFSTFSAYWIRQAIQRAIAKKARTIRLPVRKFRAVAKLEQYREQFWLLHARYPTDAEIAQHFHISLAQVKSLMNYKDPSVSLDTPLDENGNRLGDMFEDDEFELPRDYAARTQLRDKLYTILNHLSEREKKILINRFGFEDGIAKSLRVISKRMGISQEGVRRIEQAAVAKLRRYSGCKQLQPTV, from the coding sequence ATGTCTATGTTCCTAAACGACTCGCAAAAATCTCTCGAAACCTACCTCAAACAGATTAATATGACTCCGTTACTTTCCGCTAAGGAAGAAAAACAACTTGCATTTTTAATCCAGCAAGGAGATGAACAAGCGCGGAAAAAATTTATTGAAGCAAACCTGCGGTTCGTCGTTAAAATAGCTAAAAGTTACCGTTGTTTTTCAATGTCACTTCTCGATTTAATTCAGGAAGGTAATATCGGACTCATTGAAGCGGTAGAACGATTTAATCCCGCGTTAGGATATCGCTTTTCTACCTTTAGTGCATATTGGATTCGACAAGCTATCCAGCGCGCAATCGCGAAAAAAGCACGAACCATACGGCTGCCAGTTCGGAAATTCCGTGCAGTAGCGAAACTTGAACAATACCGCGAACAGTTCTGGTTACTGCATGCACGGTATCCAACCGATGCAGAAATAGCACAACATTTCCATATTTCACTAGCGCAAGTTAAATCGCTCATGAATTATAAAGACCCGTCGGTATCACTAGATACGCCGCTGGACGAAAATGGCAATCGGCTTGGTGATATGTTTGAAGATGATGAATTCGAACTACCACGCGACTATGCAGCCCGAACACAGTTACGCGATAAATTATATACCATATTGAACCATTTATCCGAGCGAGAAAAGAAAATTCTGATTAACCGGTTTGGCTTTGAAGACGGTATCGCTAAAAGTTTGCGGGTTATCAGTAAACGAATGGGAATAAGTCAGGAAGGTGTTCGTCGCATTGAACAAGCAGCGGTAGCTAAACTCCGCCGTTATTCCGGTTGTAAACAACTCCAGCCGACGGTGTAA
- a CDS encoding N-acetylmuramoyl-L-alanine amidase — MLRKTFYILGLISLILSNSLSFIGEGLAATAPKKKKPVPTRAPVVKPMIEEIRYWPGPEDTNITLDFKGTVVYRTRDISGKMGLVLQTENAPYKEGKKNIYVADGLIDSINVVPEGNGCVVTILFTVPTEYEMKKTGKYQNKPELLIINVVRPESLRVKKIDVTELQNWEKTTNGKLVIIDPGHGGFDYGAIGYNGLKEKDVNLDLAFRLKKKIDAMPNMRAVLTRDGDYYVSLSKRQQITAELVNELNSKRTDKKVDIIFISIHQNAPAYSWNRDARGTEIYFLNFGGATDEAAELVAKYENEADLGLASESRVEDPLLNGVLAEMVMRGLVNESSILAGMVLKNIKQMPMLVSRGVKSARFAVLKVPTPSVLFEVAFITNPYEASLLQDDGFKETITDKLADAIYTYFYFRPENEPIITSSS; from the coding sequence ATGCTACGGAAAACATTTTATATACTCGGTCTAATTTCATTAATATTAAGCAATTCACTATCTTTTATCGGGGAAGGCTTAGCCGCGACCGCGCCGAAAAAGAAAAAACCTGTTCCCACTCGAGCTCCAGTAGTCAAGCCAATGATTGAAGAAATTCGATATTGGCCTGGTCCGGAAGATACTAATATAACTCTAGATTTTAAAGGAACCGTGGTATATCGTACTCGGGATATTTCGGGTAAAATGGGGCTCGTATTGCAAACGGAAAATGCCCCGTATAAAGAAGGGAAAAAAAATATTTATGTAGCGGATGGATTAATCGATTCAATTAACGTTGTGCCAGAAGGAAATGGATGTGTAGTAACCATTTTATTCACGGTGCCAACAGAATATGAAATGAAAAAAACCGGTAAGTATCAGAATAAACCCGAATTATTGATTATCAATGTTGTACGACCGGAATCGTTACGGGTAAAAAAAATTGATGTCACGGAATTGCAAAACTGGGAGAAAACTACCAACGGGAAGTTGGTAATCATTGACCCTGGTCATGGCGGGTTTGATTATGGCGCTATCGGATATAACGGATTAAAGGAAAAAGATGTTAATTTGGATTTAGCGTTTCGGCTTAAAAAGAAAATTGATGCTATGCCAAATATGCGAGCCGTGTTAACCCGAGACGGAGACTATTATGTATCTTTAAGCAAACGGCAACAAATAACCGCAGAATTAGTCAATGAACTAAACTCAAAACGAACGGATAAGAAAGTAGATATCATCTTTATCAGTATCCATCAGAATGCGCCGGCATACTCTTGGAATCGCGATGCCCGGGGTACAGAAATCTATTTTCTTAATTTCGGCGGGGCAACAGATGAAGCTGCGGAATTGGTAGCGAAATATGAAAATGAAGCGGATTTAGGGCTGGCATCGGAGAGTCGGGTCGAAGACCCGTTATTAAACGGAGTACTTGCGGAAATGGTTATGCGCGGTCTGGTCAATGAAAGCAGTATCCTAGCGGGGATGGTATTAAAAAATATCAAACAGATGCCGATGTTAGTTAGTCGCGGGGTAAAAAGTGCGCGGTTTGCCGTTCTGAAAGTTCCAACACCGAGTGTGTTGTTTGAAGTAGCTTTTATTACCAATCCGTATGAAGCAAGTCTATTGCAGGATGATGGTTTTAAAGAAACGATAACCGATAAATTAGCGGATGCGATTTATACCTATTTCTATTTTCGTCCGGAAAACGAACCAATCATAACTTCATCATCATAA
- the argS gene encoding arginine--tRNA ligase: MEIKSQLIELLQTTIQRLKETGKIPVDCSPFITVEQPRELAHGDFSSNLAFQLAKWLKQPPRTIAELIRDEILNQKLDQLEKVEVAGAGFINFYIKPNLFTEIITRIVQVGSHYGKSNRGNNKRVIIEFVSANPTGPLNVVNARAAAVGNTLANLLTAVGYSVHKESYINDAGNQINLFGASLRSRYLETLGIQTELPKEGYHGEYLKEIAEEIKTDPRLQQYRHPQEIPLSIFIEIGLEKILNQQYRDLKRFGVEFDCWFHESKLHQEKKLDTVLRILQERNYTYTADGALWFKSSIFGDEKDRVLIKSDGSPTYLLADIAYHLNKFDRGFELLIDLWGPDHHGHILRTKAAMQALGYPPDQLEIIIVQQVNLLRAGEKVKMSKRAGAIETLADLIAEVGVDAAKFFFLLRSTDSHLDFDLELAKQQTNENPVYYVQYVHARICSIFNQAKERNIPIPKLSETDLTLLTQGEEIELIKLLGNYPEMVEQAAVNYDPHRIPHYLMQLADRFHYYYNHHRVISDNRELTNARLMLMQAIQIVLLNAFTLIGISAPEKM; this comes from the coding sequence ATGGAAATAAAATCGCAGCTGATTGAATTATTGCAAACGACAATACAGAGATTAAAAGAAACGGGGAAAATCCCGGTTGATTGTTCACCGTTTATTACTGTTGAACAACCCCGAGAATTAGCCCATGGGGACTTTTCCTCGAACCTTGCTTTCCAGTTAGCAAAATGGTTAAAACAACCACCGCGCACAATAGCTGAACTTATCAGAGACGAAATTCTGAACCAGAAATTAGACCAGTTAGAAAAAGTAGAAGTCGCTGGCGCAGGATTTATTAATTTTTATATTAAACCCAATCTCTTTACAGAAATAATCACTCGTATTGTGCAAGTGGGATCACACTATGGGAAATCAAACCGCGGAAACAATAAACGGGTCATCATTGAATTTGTGAGCGCTAATCCGACGGGACCGCTTAATGTGGTTAACGCACGAGCTGCTGCGGTTGGAAATACGCTCGCGAATTTACTCACCGCAGTTGGATATTCGGTGCATAAAGAATCATACATCAACGATGCCGGAAATCAAATAAATTTATTTGGCGCTTCATTACGGTCGCGATATTTGGAAACATTGGGTATTCAAACCGAATTGCCAAAAGAAGGATACCATGGCGAATATTTAAAAGAAATTGCAGAAGAAATAAAAACTGACCCGCGGTTACAGCAATATCGACATCCGCAAGAAATTCCACTATCAATTTTTATCGAAATCGGGTTAGAGAAAATTCTCAACCAACAATACCGTGATTTAAAACGATTCGGTGTAGAATTCGATTGCTGGTTTCACGAAAGCAAGTTGCATCAGGAAAAAAAACTCGATACCGTGCTTCGCATTTTGCAAGAACGGAATTATACCTACACTGCCGACGGTGCGCTCTGGTTTAAATCGAGTATATTTGGGGATGAAAAGGATCGGGTATTAATCAAAAGTGATGGTAGCCCGACCTACCTGCTGGCGGATATTGCATATCACCTCAATAAATTCGATCGCGGATTCGAATTGCTCATTGACCTCTGGGGACCAGACCACCACGGACATATCCTGCGAACGAAAGCAGCAATGCAAGCGCTGGGTTATCCGCCAGACCAGTTAGAAATCATCATTGTCCAGCAGGTGAACTTATTGCGTGCTGGGGAAAAGGTAAAAATGTCGAAACGGGCGGGAGCTATTGAAACGCTAGCGGATTTGATTGCAGAAGTCGGAGTTGATGCGGCAAAATTTTTCTTTTTACTGCGCAGCACGGATAGTCATCTTGATTTCGATTTAGAACTCGCTAAACAGCAGACGAATGAAAATCCAGTATATTATGTCCAATATGTTCATGCTCGGATATGTAGTATATTCAATCAAGCGAAAGAAAGAAATATTCCAATCCCGAAATTATCAGAAACGGATTTAACGCTGCTTACGCAAGGAGAAGAAATTGAGTTGATTAAACTTCTGGGGAATTATCCGGAAATGGTCGAACAGGCAGCGGTGAATTATGACCCGCATCGGATCCCGCATTATCTCATGCAGCTAGCGGATAGATTTCATTATTATTATAATCACCATCGGGTGATTTCAGATAATCGCGAATTAACGAACGCTCGATTGATGTTGATGCAAGCGATTCAAATTGTACTCCTGAATGCTTTTACCTTGATAGGGATTTCTGCACCGGAAAAAATGTAA
- the corA gene encoding magnesium/cobalt transporter CorA, with amino-acid sequence MHTIFVYHPVEGVRFNQLERSAIRRALDSPDSVLWLDLEAPDDMEIDILVQEFDFHPLSIEDCIFPQNRPKLEEFPNYCFIVFHSISYDPEPNKGLSFAELDIFIGKNFIVTVHDEPLRNITTTKARCKEKQDVMKKGPDYLLHLLLDSMVDSYFPIIDQMDEQIDKIEDLVFTSPTTQLLNQIFTLKRNLIAFRKTINPQREIINLLTRRDFPFIQTTTLVYFRDVYDHLFRMVDTIDTYREIISSALEAYLSVTSNQLNSIMKTLTIIATIMMPLTLISSIYGMNFEFFPELKWKYGYPMVLTVMAIIALGMLYYFHRKKWL; translated from the coding sequence ATGCATACGATATTTGTATATCATCCAGTCGAGGGAGTTCGGTTTAATCAATTGGAACGGTCAGCGATTCGGCGTGCGCTTGATTCACCGGACAGCGTTTTATGGCTCGATTTAGAAGCACCGGATGATATGGAAATCGATATTTTAGTGCAAGAATTTGACTTTCATCCATTATCCATCGAAGATTGTATTTTTCCTCAGAATCGGCCGAAGCTAGAAGAATTCCCGAATTATTGTTTCATTGTATTCCATTCCATCTCTTATGACCCAGAACCAAATAAAGGATTAAGCTTTGCAGAGTTGGATATTTTTATCGGAAAAAATTTTATCGTAACGGTACATGATGAACCGTTACGCAATATCACTACTACCAAAGCGCGTTGTAAAGAGAAACAAGATGTGATGAAAAAAGGTCCGGATTATCTCCTGCATCTATTACTAGATTCGATGGTAGATAGTTATTTTCCTATCATCGACCAGATGGATGAACAAATTGATAAGATTGAAGATTTAGTATTCACTTCACCGACTACGCAGCTGCTAAACCAAATTTTTACCTTAAAACGGAATCTGATTGCATTTCGCAAAACCATTAATCCGCAACGGGAAATAATTAATCTACTAACCCGTCGTGATTTCCCGTTTATTCAGACAACAACTTTAGTATACTTCCGTGACGTGTATGACCATTTATTTCGGATGGTTGATACCATAGACACCTATCGCGAAATTATTTCTAGCGCTTTGGAAGCTTATCTATCGGTTACCTCAAATCAGTTGAACTCGATTATGAAAACGCTAACGATTATTGCAACCATTATGATGCCGTTGACTTTGATTTCAAGTATCTATGGAATGAATTTTGAATTTTTCCCAGAGCTAAAATGGAAATATGGATATCCTATGGTATTAACAGTTATGGCAATTATTGCACTTGGAATGCTGTATTACTTCCATAGGAAAAAATGGCTGTAA
- a CDS encoding YifB family Mg chelatase-like AAA ATPase: MLAKVNSAAILGIDAYIVEVEVDIERGDTKFSTVGLPDTAVKESRERVKFAIKNSGFFFPKGRFTANLAPADVRKEGSGFDLPLAIGILAMSEQINSAHLPEFLFLGELSMNGEIRPIRGALSIAVAAQQNGFKGIIVPVENANEAAVVKGIATYTCKTLREAAEFLHHPESISAHTINLTEVFTESATYSVDFMDVKGQEHAKRALEVAAAGGHNILMLGPPGSGKTMLAKRVPTILPLMSLEEAIETTKIHSIAGLMPPKAALLATRPFRNPHHTISDAGLIGGGQYPRPGEISLAHNGVLFLDELPEFKRNVLEALRQPLEEGMVTVSRAASTVVFPSRFMLIGAMNPCPCGNATDTSKVCQCSPSQIQRYLSRISGPLLDRIDIHIEVPSVKATELSRERTGEASATIRERTTAARKLQTQRFAGRKGVYCNAQMTPKDIKNYCRLDAACLNLLELATTRLGLSARAYDRVLKVARTIADLEGKEHITVSHLSEAIQYRSLDKQLI, encoded by the coding sequence ATGTTGGCGAAAGTTAACAGTGCTGCAATTTTAGGTATCGATGCATACATTGTCGAAGTCGAAGTTGATATCGAACGGGGCGATACTAAATTTTCTACGGTCGGTTTACCGGATACCGCAGTTAAAGAAAGTCGGGAACGGGTGAAATTTGCGATTAAAAACTCTGGATTCTTTTTTCCAAAAGGACGATTTACTGCTAACCTTGCTCCAGCAGATGTTCGTAAAGAAGGTTCCGGATTTGATTTACCACTAGCGATTGGTATTTTAGCGATGAGTGAACAGATTAATTCTGCTCACTTGCCTGAATTCCTCTTCCTGGGTGAACTTTCTATGAACGGGGAAATTCGACCGATACGTGGTGCGCTTTCCATAGCAGTAGCTGCACAACAGAACGGTTTTAAGGGAATTATTGTTCCGGTAGAAAATGCGAATGAAGCTGCGGTGGTAAAAGGTATCGCAACATATACGTGCAAAACATTGCGAGAAGCAGCGGAATTCTTACACCATCCGGAGTCTATTTCCGCGCATACAATCAATTTGACAGAAGTATTTACCGAATCTGCAACATATTCGGTCGATTTTATGGATGTTAAAGGACAGGAACACGCTAAACGTGCGTTAGAAGTTGCGGCTGCTGGCGGGCATAATATCCTTATGCTCGGGCCGCCGGGGTCAGGCAAAACGATGTTGGCTAAACGTGTTCCTACCATTCTACCATTAATGTCGTTAGAGGAAGCTATTGAAACTACAAAAATCCACAGTATTGCCGGACTAATGCCACCAAAAGCCGCACTACTTGCAACCCGACCGTTCCGGAATCCACATCACACCATTAGCGATGCTGGATTGATTGGTGGCGGACAGTATCCCCGTCCTGGTGAAATTAGTTTAGCACATAACGGTGTTCTTTTTTTAGATGAACTACCAGAATTTAAACGGAATGTACTCGAAGCGTTGCGTCAGCCATTAGAGGAAGGGATGGTAACAGTTTCTCGTGCAGCATCAACCGTTGTTTTCCCGAGTCGATTTATGCTCATTGGTGCAATGAACCCGTGTCCGTGCGGGAATGCTACGGATACTTCAAAAGTATGTCAATGTAGTCCTAGTCAAATTCAACGGTATCTATCTCGAATATCCGGTCCATTGCTTGACCGCATTGATATCCATATCGAGGTCCCATCAGTGAAAGCAACCGAGTTATCTAGAGAACGTACCGGTGAAGCGTCTGCAACAATCCGAGAACGAACTACTGCTGCCCGAAAACTGCAAACGCAACGGTTTGCTGGTCGTAAAGGGGTTTATTGTAATGCACAAATGACGCCAAAAGATATTAAGAATTATTGCCGACTCGATGCTGCCTGTCTCAATTTGTTAGAGTTAGCTACTACCCGGTTAGGATTAAGCGCTCGCGCGTATGACCGGGTTCTGAAAGTAGCTAGGACTATTGCGGATTTAGAGGGAAAGGAACATATTACGGTTAGTCATCTATCCGAAGCAATACAATATAGGAGTTTAGATAAACAACTCATATAA
- the dnaE gene encoding DNA polymerase III subunit alpha produces the protein MDQFVHLHVHTQYSLRNGLTTVESLCARVRELGMRAIAITDYQSLAAVPELMQYAEQYDLKPIFGAQVDVGSILQESPIQNQSTISERPKHIYSLILLATNAVGFKNLVRIVNQANQLASLKKGPISISYIIQHQDGLIILSGGYKSEIAFRLRQNQLTLASEAVSQFNSLFKDKNFYLELIGENEPDREVMNAGLIALAHQYALPLVATNNVHYLTAEDAVASRLLNSMKTGVSLILPMVPDRYVKTGAEMQAIFPAAPEAVENTRWIAERCEHYHPHTVHQMPYFPVPTGYDTESYLWELCQRGLTQKYHKPTLALRQRLNEEFGLIRKKGWIDYTLLLWDICRFMRERQSQFSLDRTALSYSLVNYVLDITRLDVVKYQLGYDFYFFGNTQPYPMVEFEFDGREKDAVLAYCKNRYGAAHIGGTIQYTSNSLTRWLSEAAALLRISPETLHSILPYFSSRTKMTVESIIAQEKELARKIADNQELLLLCNAVKSLQHVYLAQEINPRLVVIARDPLFANYPLSYREEHNIYLQYPAEMVPRVKLFGIELRSQPLLAAIADTLAQVKKRHAISLDLFSFDLEDKRLFKMIRNAETVGLPHLDSSSIRSLLPELSPRNFTELLTAIALHRCGYPSGKLIADFLTGTKPNKALNTLHSATKQILHSTRGMILFKEQVYDLVKTFTGLDPRGVHEIVQHLLSKPKIRKADEIRNQFLRAGNQAGFTDFIGEKVWQFLITETGNTVTKPELIAVLELSLRCAQLKKNYPVEYFYGLLQHYESSKVRVNRYVNETKRLGITVRGPDINHSQASLILEDGALRFGLMLVNGVGEKVAENIISARGNKRYTSLFDFCRRTNPNLVTQRIIENLIRAGACDSLVRYRAQLLAILEDTVKQARHYASLDSSNTLFDVSAYTVAEESITDPYPDLEEFTLAERLAFEKQATGIYLSASPLAPYQDFLTRIGIKPICTIPRFTAKNTGPYYLAGTIAEYTTSAKKGKLNIHLYLEDDTGIIRLSLNAKQFNRYRSLIEQDRPLLVCISIERTDDRPTVTVHQLFDLSAISKQLQGTILIESKTEFNRKQLKSLYTLFRQHRGTNPVTITVAGRIRTDGFYGKLLRLKLMATPWLIQKLLSDFSPPIQNCELVDTTSLFSSTQIRVVNKQ, from the coding sequence ATGGATCAATTTGTTCATCTTCATGTTCATACACAATATAGTTTACGAAACGGATTAACTACCGTAGAATCACTTTGTGCACGAGTCCGAGAACTCGGAATGCGCGCTATTGCCATCACTGATTATCAGAGTTTAGCGGCGGTGCCGGAATTAATGCAATACGCTGAACAGTATGATTTAAAACCTATTTTCGGTGCACAAGTTGATGTTGGCTCAATTCTGCAGGAATCACCTATCCAGAATCAGAGTACCATTTCAGAACGACCGAAACATATTTATTCTTTAATCCTCTTAGCTACTAACGCTGTTGGATTTAAGAATCTCGTCCGGATCGTTAACCAAGCGAACCAGCTTGCTTCATTGAAGAAAGGACCGATATCTATCTCCTATATTATCCAACATCAGGATGGGCTCATTATTTTAAGCGGAGGTTATAAAAGCGAAATTGCGTTTCGATTACGCCAGAATCAACTTACGCTTGCTAGTGAAGCGGTGAGTCAGTTCAATAGCTTATTTAAGGATAAAAATTTTTATTTAGAATTAATCGGAGAAAATGAGCCGGATCGGGAGGTGATGAATGCGGGATTAATTGCGCTTGCCCACCAATATGCTCTCCCATTAGTTGCAACAAACAATGTCCATTATTTAACGGCTGAAGATGCGGTTGCTTCTCGCTTATTAAATTCTATGAAAACCGGCGTATCGTTAATATTGCCAATGGTTCCAGACCGCTATGTTAAAACTGGCGCAGAAATGCAAGCGATATTTCCTGCGGCACCGGAAGCAGTTGAAAATACACGATGGATTGCAGAACGTTGTGAACATTATCATCCGCATACTGTGCATCAGATGCCCTATTTTCCTGTACCAACCGGATATGATACTGAATCTTATCTATGGGAACTCTGCCAACGTGGGTTAACGCAAAAATATCATAAACCAACGCTAGCATTACGGCAGCGGTTAAATGAAGAATTTGGATTGATTCGAAAAAAAGGATGGATAGATTATACATTGTTACTCTGGGATATTTGCCGGTTTATGCGGGAAAGACAATCTCAATTTTCGCTCGACCGGACCGCATTAAGTTATAGTCTCGTAAACTATGTCCTTGATATCACGCGCCTTGATGTAGTGAAATACCAGCTCGGATATGACTTTTATTTTTTTGGAAATACGCAACCGTATCCAATGGTCGAATTCGAGTTTGATGGTCGGGAAAAAGATGCCGTATTAGCGTATTGTAAAAACCGATACGGAGCTGCCCATATTGGAGGAACAATCCAGTATACTTCTAATTCGTTAACCCGGTGGTTATCAGAAGCTGCAGCGTTACTCCGCATCTCTCCGGAAACATTGCATTCGATACTGCCGTATTTCTCTAGTAGAACTAAAATGACCGTTGAAAGTATTATTGCCCAAGAGAAAGAATTAGCGAGAAAAATCGCTGATAATCAGGAACTCCTACTTTTATGCAACGCAGTCAAATCGTTACAACATGTTTATCTGGCACAGGAAATCAATCCTCGCTTGGTAGTCATCGCTCGAGATCCCTTATTTGCAAATTACCCGCTATCTTATCGAGAAGAACATAATATCTATCTCCAATATCCAGCAGAGATGGTTCCTCGGGTTAAACTGTTTGGCATTGAATTACGCAGTCAACCCTTATTAGCAGCAATCGCAGATACATTAGCACAGGTCAAAAAACGCCATGCTATTTCCCTAGACCTTTTTTCGTTTGATTTGGAAGATAAACGGTTATTTAAAATGATTCGAAATGCTGAAACCGTTGGTCTTCCACACTTAGATAGTTCATCAATTCGCTCATTATTACCAGAGTTGAGTCCACGAAATTTCACCGAACTGCTTACCGCAATTGCACTGCACCGCTGCGGATATCCGTCCGGAAAACTCATCGCTGATTTTCTTACCGGCACAAAACCAAATAAAGCGCTGAATACGTTACATAGTGCAACAAAACAAATTCTTCATTCCACGCGTGGAATGATTTTATTTAAAGAGCAAGTTTACGATTTAGTAAAAACATTTACCGGGTTAGACCCGCGAGGAGTACACGAAATTGTCCAGCATCTCTTAAGCAAACCCAAAATCCGAAAAGCAGACGAAATTCGAAATCAGTTTCTCCGTGCAGGGAACCAAGCAGGGTTTACTGACTTCATCGGAGAAAAAGTTTGGCAGTTCCTAATAACTGAAACTGGGAATACGGTAACAAAACCTGAACTCATCGCAGTACTTGAATTAAGTTTACGCTGTGCGCAACTTAAAAAGAATTATCCGGTAGAATACTTCTATGGATTACTTCAGCACTATGAAAGCTCTAAGGTTCGAGTAAATCGGTATGTTAATGAAACAAAACGGCTTGGCATTACGGTTCGCGGGCCAGATATTAATCATAGCCAGGCATCATTGATATTGGAAGATGGCGCACTCCGATTCGGACTAATGCTGGTTAACGGGGTGGGAGAAAAAGTAGCAGAAAATATTATTAGCGCTCGAGGTAATAAACGGTATACATCATTATTTGATTTCTGTCGGAGAACTAATCCTAATCTGGTAACGCAGCGAATTATCGAAAATTTAATCCGTGCGGGAGCCTGTGATTCTTTAGTCCGATACCGAGCACAGTTGTTAGCAATATTAGAAGATACGGTTAAACAAGCGCGGCATTATGCCAGCTTAGATTCAAGCAATACGTTATTCGATGTAAGTGCTTACACGGTTGCAGAAGAAAGCATTACCGATCCCTATCCTGACCTTGAGGAATTTACACTCGCTGAACGACTAGCCTTTGAAAAACAAGCAACTGGCATTTATTTATCCGCTTCCCCGTTAGCTCCATATCAAGATTTTTTAACTCGGATTGGTATTAAACCGATTTGTACTATTCCACGATTTACCGCAAAAAATACCGGACCTTATTATCTTGCTGGAACCATAGCAGAATATACGACATCGGCTAAAAAAGGGAAACTCAATATCCATCTCTATTTAGAAGATGATACTGGCATCATTCGATTAAGTTTAAATGCGAAACAGTTTAACCGATATCGGTCTCTCATTGAACAAGATCGACCACTGTTAGTTTGCATTTCAATTGAGAGAACTGACGACCGACCTACTGTAACGGTTCACCAACTATTTGATTTATCAGCAATTAGCAAGCAACTTCAGGGCACTATTCTGATCGAAAGTAAGACTGAATTCAATCGGAAACAATTGAAATCACTTTATACCTTATTTCGTCAACATCGAGGAACGAATCCCGTAACCATCACTGTGGCTGGTCGAATCCGAACCGATGGTTTTTATGGCAAACTCCTTCGACTTAAGCTTATGGCAACGCCATGGCTAATCCAAAAGTTATTATCTGACTTCTCACCGCCTATTCAGAATTGTGAACTCGTTGATACGACATCGTTGTTTAGCTCGACTCAGATTCGAGTAGTAAATAAACAATGA